One genomic segment of Bombina bombina isolate aBomBom1 chromosome 4, aBomBom1.pri, whole genome shotgun sequence includes these proteins:
- the ABRACL gene encoding costars family protein ABRACL → MNVEHEVKLLVEEIRRLGSKDADGKLSVKFGVLFSDDKCANLFEALVGTLKAAKKRKIVTYQGELLLQGVHDNVDIILLQD, encoded by the exons ATGAATGTTGAACATGAAGTTAAGCTTCTTGTAGAAGAAATACGTCGTCTTGGTTCAAAAG ATGCTGACGGAAAGCTGAGTGTAAAGTTTGGTGTGTTGTTTTCTGATGACAAGTGTGCCAACCTCTTTGAAGCCTTGGTTGGCACACTGAAAGCTGCCAAGAAAAGGAAGATTGTAACTTATCAGGGGGAACTACTTCTCCAAGGTGTCCATGACAATGTTGACATCATACTGCTACAGGATTAA